One genomic segment of Mycolicibacterium chubuense NBB4 includes these proteins:
- a CDS encoding ABC transporter ATP-binding protein, which translates to MAAITMRNIVKKYGDGYPAVNDVSLDIADGEFMILVGPSGCGKSTLLRMIVGLEDITSGDMLIGDKRVNDKAPRDRNLAMVFQNYALYPHLTVFENIAFPLRLSGKLSDDEIRKRVTEAADTLELGEHLDRKPANLSGGQRQRVAMGRAIVRQADAFLFDEPLSNLDAKLRGQMRTEILRLQRRLSVTTVYVTHDQTEAMTLGDRVAVLKKGVLQQVASPRELYDQPVNLFVAGFIGSPPMNFVPARVHGDELELPFVTIPMRDEWRGAVEDGNLYIAGIRPGAFEDAEFVDDDKRSRGVTFDVNIDVTEWLGNEQYAFVPFEATPEIESQLTELANDLDSEQLRTQICVELDPVSTVRSGDRATLWLDAGRLHLFDPHSGENLTRTARNERGRHAATTG; encoded by the coding sequence ATGGCAGCAATCACGATGCGCAATATCGTCAAGAAGTACGGCGACGGCTATCCGGCCGTCAACGACGTGAGTCTGGACATCGCCGACGGCGAGTTCATGATCCTGGTGGGGCCGTCGGGCTGCGGAAAGTCCACCCTGCTGCGGATGATCGTCGGCCTGGAGGACATCACCTCGGGCGACATGCTGATCGGCGACAAGCGGGTCAACGACAAGGCGCCGCGAGATCGCAATCTGGCCATGGTCTTCCAGAACTACGCGCTGTACCCGCATCTGACGGTGTTCGAGAACATCGCCTTCCCGCTGCGCCTCTCGGGAAAGCTGTCCGACGACGAGATCCGCAAGCGTGTGACCGAAGCCGCCGACACCCTGGAACTCGGCGAGCATCTCGATCGCAAGCCGGCGAACCTGTCCGGCGGTCAGCGGCAGCGGGTGGCGATGGGGCGCGCGATCGTCCGTCAGGCCGACGCGTTCCTCTTCGACGAGCCGCTGTCCAACCTCGACGCGAAGTTGCGCGGCCAGATGCGCACCGAGATTCTGCGGCTGCAACGACGGCTCAGTGTCACCACCGTGTACGTCACGCACGACCAGACCGAGGCGATGACGCTCGGCGACCGGGTCGCGGTGCTGAAAAAAGGTGTGCTGCAACAGGTTGCGAGCCCGCGCGAACTCTACGACCAGCCCGTCAACCTCTTCGTCGCCGGCTTCATCGGTTCTCCCCCGATGAACTTCGTGCCCGCGCGGGTGCACGGCGACGAACTCGAGCTGCCGTTCGTGACGATCCCGATGCGCGACGAGTGGCGCGGCGCCGTGGAGGACGGCAACCTCTACATCGCCGGCATCCGGCCGGGGGCGTTCGAGGACGCCGAATTCGTCGATGACGACAAGCGTTCGCGCGGAGTGACTTTCGACGTCAACATCGATGTCACCGAGTGGCTCGGCAACGAGCAGTACGCCTTCGTGCCCTTCGAGGCCACCCCCGAGATCGAGAGCCAGTTGACCGAACTCGCCAACGACCTCGACAGCGAGCAACTGCGCACGCAGATCTGCGTCGAGCTGGACCCGGTGAGCACGGTGCGATCGGGCGATCGAGCCACGCTGTGGCTGGACGCCGGCCGGTTGCATCTGTTCGATCCGCACTCCGGGGAGAATCTGACCCGGACGGCTCGCAACGAGCGCGGGCGCCACGCCGCCACCACCGGCTGA
- a CDS encoding carbohydrate ABC transporter permease: MNSARNTRWWTLAGVVIVIYSAVPMLWMISLAFKPPSDIVSGKPQFLPSSVTLDNFAQIFSQSLFTRALINSIGIAVIATIISVVIAMFAAYAIARLEFPGKKLLLSLALGIAMFPQAALVGPLFDMWRGLGIYDTWLGLIIPYLTFALPLSIWTMSAFFRQIPWEMEHAAQVDGATQWQAFRKVIVPLAAPGVFTTAILTFFFCWNDFLFAISLTSTDSARTVPAALAFFQGASYFESPVPYIMAASVIVTIPVVILVLVFQRRIVAGLTSGAVKG, encoded by the coding sequence GTGAACAGCGCCAGGAACACCCGGTGGTGGACGCTCGCCGGAGTCGTCATCGTCATCTACAGTGCCGTGCCGATGTTGTGGATGATCAGCCTGGCTTTCAAGCCGCCGTCAGACATCGTCTCGGGTAAGCCGCAGTTCCTGCCGAGTTCGGTCACCCTGGACAACTTCGCCCAGATCTTCAGCCAGTCGCTGTTCACCCGGGCGCTGATCAACTCGATCGGCATCGCGGTCATCGCCACGATCATCTCCGTGGTCATCGCGATGTTCGCGGCCTACGCCATTGCGCGCCTGGAGTTCCCGGGCAAGAAGCTGCTGTTGTCCCTGGCGCTCGGTATCGCCATGTTCCCGCAGGCCGCACTCGTCGGTCCGCTGTTCGACATGTGGCGCGGACTCGGGATCTACGACACCTGGCTGGGGCTGATCATCCCCTACCTGACGTTCGCACTGCCGCTGTCGATCTGGACGATGTCGGCGTTCTTCCGCCAGATCCCCTGGGAGATGGAGCATGCCGCGCAGGTCGACGGAGCCACCCAGTGGCAGGCGTTCCGCAAGGTGATCGTGCCGCTCGCGGCGCCGGGCGTTTTCACCACGGCGATCCTGACGTTCTTCTTCTGCTGGAACGACTTCCTGTTCGCCATTTCGCTGACCTCCACCGACAGCGCCCGCACAGTGCCCGCGGCGCTGGCGTTCTTCCAGGGCGCGTCCTACTTCGAGTCCCCCGTCCCCTACATCATGGCGGCCTCGGTGATCGTGACGATCCCCGTGGTCATCCTGGTTCTCGTCTTTCAGCGGCGCATCGTCGCCGGCCTGACCTCCGGAGCAGTGAAGGGATAA
- a CDS encoding carbohydrate ABC transporter permease, protein MTTVENAPLQTHPGKPPVSERVKGERRLGIYLTLPSYVVMLLVTAYPLVYAVVLSLYNFRLTDPQGRSFVGLRNYLVILTDPVWWNDFVTTLAITVVTVAIELLLGLWFAFVMLRIIRGRGPLRTAILIPYGIVTVVSAFIWRYAFAVDSGFVNQWLNLTDFDWFGNRWSAIFVICLSEIWKTTPFISLLLLAGLVQVPEDMQEAAKVDGATAWQRLWKVTLPNMKAAIMVALLFRTLDAWRIFDNPYVMTAGANNTETISFLAYRQNVTLVNLGMGSAVSVLLFLSVVAIAWVFIKVFRTDLSQVRGDQ, encoded by the coding sequence GTGACCACGGTCGAGAACGCGCCGCTGCAGACGCACCCCGGCAAACCGCCGGTCAGCGAGCGCGTGAAAGGCGAACGCCGGCTTGGGATCTATCTGACCCTGCCGTCCTACGTGGTGATGCTGCTCGTCACCGCCTACCCCCTGGTCTACGCAGTGGTGTTGTCGCTGTACAACTTCCGACTCACCGACCCCCAGGGGCGGAGTTTCGTCGGGCTGAGGAACTACCTGGTCATCCTCACCGACCCGGTGTGGTGGAACGACTTCGTCACCACGCTGGCGATCACCGTCGTCACCGTCGCGATCGAACTGCTGCTCGGCCTGTGGTTCGCGTTCGTGATGCTGCGGATCATCCGTGGCCGCGGGCCGTTGCGCACCGCCATCCTGATCCCGTACGGAATCGTCACGGTGGTCTCGGCGTTCATCTGGCGCTACGCTTTCGCCGTCGACTCCGGGTTCGTCAACCAGTGGCTCAACCTCACCGACTTCGACTGGTTCGGCAATCGATGGTCGGCGATCTTCGTCATCTGCCTCTCGGAGATCTGGAAGACCACGCCGTTCATCTCGCTGCTGCTCCTCGCCGGTCTGGTGCAGGTGCCCGAGGACATGCAGGAGGCTGCGAAGGTCGACGGGGCCACGGCGTGGCAACGACTCTGGAAGGTGACGCTGCCCAACATGAAGGCGGCGATCATGGTGGCGTTACTGTTCCGCACCCTGGACGCCTGGCGCATCTTCGACAACCCGTACGTGATGACCGCCGGCGCCAACAACACCGAGACGATCTCGTTCCTCGCCTACCGGCAGAACGTCACGCTGGTCAACCTCGGCATGGGTTCGGCGGTCTCGGTGCTGTTGTTCTTGTCCGTGGTCGCGATCGCGTGGGTGTTCATCAAGGTCTTCAGAACCGACCTCTCCCAAGTCAGGGGTGATCAGTGA
- a CDS encoding extracellular solute-binding protein gives MDEDVMKRNQFARGRRRRAIALASAPLIAASLLSGCGSEGGTPTLTWYILPDNGGSAARAKECADASNGAYQVRIESLPSTATAQREQMVRRLAARDSSIDVVSLDVVFTAEFANAGFLRPYTGEEAQRLTAGMLPAPVKTGKWEDKLYGAPYKSNAQLLWYRKSLAAAAGIDPTSPTFTWDEMLKAAVGQKKKIAVQAQRYEGYMVWINALVLSAGGEILKDVQAGRNATPSLATPPGEKAAEIVGNLGRSSAAPTDLSNASEEQARANFQSDQGMFMVNWPYVLAAARTAAEDGTLAQSVVDDIGWARYPRVFPDRPSAPPLGGANLGIGAYTKHPNQAVALVECINALPKATQYMLDEAEPSPYASSYDDPKIRDKYENADLIRESIAEGGPRPLSPFYTDISGAVQQTWHPPASVTAQTPERTDQFMADVLSGRRLL, from the coding sequence ATGGACGAGGACGTGATGAAACGAAATCAGTTCGCCCGCGGGCGACGCCGTCGCGCGATCGCACTGGCCAGCGCACCTCTGATCGCGGCGTCGCTGTTGTCCGGATGCGGCAGTGAGGGCGGCACACCGACGTTGACGTGGTACATCCTGCCCGACAACGGCGGCTCGGCCGCCCGCGCCAAGGAGTGTGCGGACGCATCGAACGGCGCCTACCAGGTGCGCATCGAATCACTGCCGAGCACCGCCACCGCGCAGCGCGAGCAGATGGTGCGCCGCCTCGCGGCCAGGGACTCCTCGATCGACGTCGTCAGCCTCGACGTCGTGTTCACCGCCGAGTTCGCCAACGCCGGGTTCCTTCGCCCCTACACCGGCGAGGAAGCCCAGCGTCTGACGGCGGGGATGCTGCCCGCCCCCGTGAAGACCGGCAAGTGGGAGGACAAGCTCTACGGTGCGCCCTATAAGTCGAACGCCCAGCTGCTGTGGTACCGCAAATCGCTGGCCGCCGCGGCGGGGATAGACCCGACGAGTCCGACCTTCACGTGGGACGAGATGCTCAAAGCCGCTGTGGGGCAGAAGAAGAAGATCGCCGTGCAGGCACAGCGCTACGAGGGTTACATGGTGTGGATCAACGCGCTGGTGCTCTCGGCGGGCGGGGAGATCCTCAAGGACGTGCAAGCCGGCCGCAATGCCACACCTTCGCTGGCCACCCCGCCCGGTGAGAAGGCAGCCGAGATCGTGGGCAACCTCGGGCGCTCGAGCGCTGCGCCCACCGACCTGTCCAACGCGTCGGAGGAGCAGGCCCGCGCCAACTTCCAGTCGGACCAGGGCATGTTCATGGTGAACTGGCCGTATGTGCTGGCCGCGGCCCGCACGGCCGCCGAGGACGGCACGCTCGCCCAGTCGGTCGTCGACGACATCGGCTGGGCCCGCTACCCCAGGGTGTTCCCCGACCGGCCGAGTGCGCCGCCGCTGGGCGGGGCCAATCTCGGTATCGGTGCCTACACCAAGCACCCGAATCAGGCCGTCGCCCTCGTCGAATGCATCAACGCATTGCCCAAGGCGACGCAGTACATGCTCGACGAGGCCGAACCGTCGCCTTACGCCTCGTCCTACGACGACCCGAAGATCCGCGACAAGTACGAGAACGCCGACCTGATCCGCGAATCCATCGCAGAAGGCGGGCCCCGCCCGCTGAGTCCCTTCTACACCGACATCTCGGGCGCGGTGCAGCAGACGTGGCATCCGCCGGCATCGGTCACCGCGCAAACCCCGGAAAGGACAGACCAATTCATGGCTGATGTGTTGTCGGGAAGGCGACTGTTGTGA
- a CDS encoding glycoside hydrolase family 13 protein, with protein MAAEVPSWWQTAVVYQVYIRSFADGNGDGIGDIAGMRDRLPYLAGLGIDAIWINPWYPSPMADAGYDVADYRDIEPAYGTLDEAQALVAEAHAAGIRVLLDIVPNHTSDQHAWFRAALAGEPGARQRYHFRPGRGEDGVQPPNNWQSVFGGPAWTRVADGSWYLHLFAPGQPDLNWDNGEVRAEFEDILAFWFDRGVDGFRIDVAHGMVKEPGLPDTRDAAEAVQSLVQSRAGHPAWDQDGVHEIYRGWRSVANRYRPERIFIAEAWVSSNERLARYLRPDELHTAFQFDFLRAPWRAQVLRAVVDDAIAAAATVGAPPTWVLSNHDVTRTVTRFARSQPEHLIETDWERGRWAGEDPDHVLGRRRARAAALVQLALPGTAYVYQGEELALEEIEDLPDAARQDPTWAQSGFTDVGRDGCRIPLPWNETEPSYGFATESGAATWLPQPAHWAQHSVQAQDRDPDSTLNLYRAALRLRRSLWRDAGDVKWLAVGADVAAFERGGSQCWVNTGDSDVPLPEVMSIALASAPGVRGVLPPDTAVWLRADEAPSM; from the coding sequence GTGGCCGCCGAAGTTCCGTCGTGGTGGCAGACCGCCGTGGTCTACCAGGTCTACATCCGAAGCTTCGCCGACGGCAACGGCGACGGCATCGGAGACATCGCCGGGATGCGTGACCGCCTGCCGTACCTGGCCGGGCTGGGGATCGATGCCATCTGGATCAACCCCTGGTACCCGTCGCCGATGGCCGACGCGGGGTACGACGTCGCCGACTACCGCGACATCGAGCCCGCCTACGGGACGCTCGACGAAGCACAGGCCCTGGTCGCCGAGGCCCATGCGGCCGGCATCCGTGTGCTGCTCGACATCGTGCCCAACCACACGTCGGATCAGCACGCCTGGTTCCGTGCGGCTCTGGCCGGCGAGCCCGGCGCGCGGCAGCGCTACCACTTCCGGCCCGGCCGGGGCGAGGACGGCGTGCAGCCCCCGAACAACTGGCAGAGCGTGTTCGGCGGTCCGGCGTGGACCCGCGTGGCGGACGGCTCGTGGTACCTGCATCTGTTCGCCCCCGGACAGCCCGACCTCAACTGGGACAACGGGGAGGTGCGCGCCGAGTTCGAGGACATCCTGGCGTTCTGGTTCGACCGGGGCGTAGACGGTTTCCGCATCGATGTCGCGCACGGCATGGTCAAGGAGCCGGGTCTGCCCGACACGCGCGACGCCGCCGAGGCGGTGCAGAGCCTGGTGCAGAGCCGCGCCGGCCACCCGGCGTGGGACCAGGACGGCGTGCACGAGATCTACCGGGGATGGCGGTCGGTGGCGAACCGCTATCGCCCCGAGCGCATCTTCATCGCCGAAGCGTGGGTGTCCAGCAATGAGCGCCTCGCGCGCTATCTGCGGCCCGACGAATTGCACACGGCGTTTCAGTTCGACTTTCTGCGGGCGCCGTGGCGGGCGCAAGTCCTGCGGGCTGTCGTCGACGACGCGATCGCCGCCGCGGCAACGGTCGGCGCGCCGCCGACGTGGGTCCTGTCCAACCATGACGTCACCCGTACGGTCACGCGGTTCGCGCGCTCGCAGCCGGAGCATTTGATCGAGACGGATTGGGAACGCGGACGTTGGGCCGGTGAGGACCCCGATCACGTGCTGGGGCGGCGGCGGGCGCGCGCGGCGGCCCTGGTTCAGCTGGCGTTGCCGGGTACCGCGTACGTGTACCAGGGGGAGGAGCTGGCGCTCGAGGAGATCGAGGACCTCCCCGACGCGGCCCGCCAGGACCCCACCTGGGCGCAATCGGGTTTCACCGATGTCGGCCGGGACGGGTGCCGAATCCCGTTGCCGTGGAATGAGACCGAGCCGTCCTACGGTTTCGCCACCGAGTCGGGCGCCGCGACCTGGCTGCCGCAACCCGCGCACTGGGCGCAGCACAGCGTGCAGGCCCAGGACCGTGACCCCGATTCGACGCTGAACCTCTACCGCGCGGCGCTGCGGTTGCGTCGGTCGCTGTGGCGGGACGCCGGGGATGTCAAGTGGCTCGCGGTCGGCGCCGACGTCGCCGCCTTCGAACGCGGGGGTTCGCAGTGCTGGGTCAACACCGGTGACAGCGATGTGCCGCTGCCCGAGGTGATGTCGATCGCACTCGCCTCCGCACCGGGCGTGCGAGGTGTGCTGCCGCCGGACACCGCGGTCTGGCTACGAGCCGATGAGGCCCCGAGCATGTGA
- a CDS encoding Acg family FMN-binding oxidoreductase, which produces MGANFPDTETLRSALALANRAPSVHNTQPWYWRVGGHSLHLYANPDLLLPHTDPDRRDLILSCGAVLNHCVVALAALGWQSKIHRCPNPADADHLASLQLHRYPAGELDVTLAAAIPRRRTDRRHYSSWPVPRGDIALMGARAARAGVLLRRVDDLAHLKRLVTEAALAHGTDQEYLAELAAWSGRYASAAGVPARSVPGSNGTSRIPARAFAGGVLTQTEAAEDNAVVIALGTVDDDRLAWLRAGEATSLVLLTATALGLASCPITEPLEIAGTREALREDVFGDDGYPQMLLRVGWAPINADPLPATPRRPLADVVAHLDGSPLD; this is translated from the coding sequence ATGGGTGCGAACTTCCCCGACACCGAGACCCTGCGGTCCGCGCTGGCCTTGGCCAATCGCGCCCCCTCGGTGCACAACACACAGCCGTGGTACTGGCGCGTGGGCGGTCACAGCCTGCATCTGTACGCGAATCCGGATCTGCTTCTGCCGCATACCGATCCCGACCGACGCGACCTCATCCTCAGCTGCGGTGCGGTACTGAACCACTGCGTCGTGGCACTCGCGGCGCTGGGCTGGCAGTCCAAGATCCACCGCTGCCCGAACCCCGCAGATGCCGATCACCTGGCTTCGCTGCAGTTGCACCGCTATCCAGCCGGAGAGCTCGATGTGACCCTGGCTGCGGCGATCCCGCGCCGTCGCACCGACCGGCGGCACTACAGTTCGTGGCCGGTTCCGCGGGGTGACATCGCTTTGATGGGTGCCCGCGCCGCGCGTGCGGGCGTGCTCCTGCGGCGTGTCGACGACCTCGCGCACCTGAAGCGTCTCGTCACCGAAGCCGCGTTGGCGCACGGGACCGACCAGGAGTATCTCGCCGAGCTCGCCGCGTGGAGTGGCCGTTACGCCTCAGCGGCAGGCGTGCCCGCGCGCAGCGTGCCCGGCTCCAACGGCACGTCGCGCATTCCCGCGCGGGCATTCGCCGGGGGAGTGCTGACCCAGACGGAGGCCGCCGAGGACAACGCGGTGGTCATCGCCCTGGGGACGGTCGACGACGATCGTCTGGCATGGCTTCGAGCCGGCGAGGCAACCAGCCTGGTGCTGCTGACCGCGACGGCGCTGGGATTGGCCAGCTGCCCGATCACGGAGCCGCTGGAGATCGCGGGTACCCGGGAAGCGTTGCGGGAGGACGTCTTCGGTGACGATGGTTACCCGCAGATGCTGCTGCGGGTCGGCTGGGCGCCGATCAACGCCGATCCGTTGCCCGCGACGCCGCGCCGACCGCTCGCCGATGTCGTCGCCCACCTGGACGGTTCGCCGCTGGACTGA
- the dosR gene encoding hypoxia response regulator transcription factor DosR/DevR — protein sequence MVKVFLVDDHEVVRRGLIDLLSSDPELDVVGEAGSVAEAMARIPALQPDVAVLDVRLPDGNGIELCRDLLSRMPDLRCLMLTSFTSDEAMLDAILAGASGYVVKDIKGMELAGAIKEVGSGRSLLDNRAAAALMAKLRGEGERTDPLSDLTDQERVLLDLLGEGLTNKQIAARMFLAEKTVKNYVSRLLAKLGMERRTQAAVFVSKLERQHRQGHE from the coding sequence ATGGTGAAGGTATTCCTGGTAGACGACCATGAAGTGGTCCGGCGTGGCCTGATCGACCTGCTCAGCAGCGACCCGGAACTCGACGTGGTCGGCGAGGCCGGTTCGGTGGCCGAGGCCATGGCGCGGATTCCGGCGTTGCAACCCGACGTCGCCGTTCTCGATGTCCGTCTTCCCGACGGCAACGGCATCGAGTTGTGCCGCGACCTGCTGTCCCGGATGCCCGATCTCCGCTGCCTGATGCTGACGTCGTTCACCTCCGATGAGGCGATGCTGGACGCGATCCTCGCCGGGGCCAGCGGGTATGTGGTCAAGGACATCAAGGGCATGGAACTGGCCGGCGCGATCAAAGAGGTCGGATCGGGTCGTTCGCTGCTCGACAACCGGGCGGCGGCCGCGCTGATGGCCAAACTGCGCGGCGAGGGTGAACGCACGGACCCGCTGTCGGATCTGACCGACCAGGAGCGTGTGCTGCTCGACCTGCTCGGCGAGGGCTTGACCAACAAGCAGATCGCCGCCCGGATGTTCCTCGCCGAGAAGACGGTGAAGAATTACGTGTCGCGACTACTCGCGAAGCTGGGCATGGAACGCCGCACACAGGCCGCGGTGTTCGTGTCCAAACTCGAACGCCAGCACCGCCAGGGTCACGAGTAG
- a CDS encoding universal stress protein: MLGANPAPSVVVGVDGSPAAVDAALWAIDEAIDRDIPLRLVYVIDSTGHDVVDPQDQARRMATADIAVRYVLTAVESTERPVKIEVEILQGRPVEALLEAARSATMLCVGARGLKHATRGRIGSTAAALAAAAQCPVAVVRAHKPHSAVSRAIVVEVSDNQAESAVLRLGLEEARRRGAPVRVLTPARIPSDALSRWERRLAEWRRHFPDVEVTSVKLHGDTLDYLAAHAPAIQLVVTDRGRCGSVGKLIGAPGNAALRDTDCSILVCDPHNAL; encoded by the coding sequence ATGTTAGGAGCAAATCCGGCACCGTCTGTGGTTGTCGGTGTCGACGGATCACCGGCTGCCGTCGACGCCGCCCTCTGGGCGATCGACGAGGCGATCGATCGCGACATCCCATTGCGCCTGGTGTATGTGATCGATTCGACGGGCCATGACGTGGTCGATCCGCAGGACCAGGCGCGCCGCATGGCGACCGCCGACATCGCGGTGCGCTACGTACTGACGGCTGTCGAATCGACGGAGCGCCCGGTCAAGATCGAGGTCGAGATCCTTCAGGGCCGGCCCGTCGAAGCGCTCCTGGAGGCAGCGCGTTCGGCGACGATGTTGTGCGTCGGTGCGCGCGGGCTCAAGCACGCCACTCGGGGGCGCATCGGCTCCACTGCGGCCGCACTGGCGGCCGCGGCGCAGTGTCCGGTGGCGGTCGTGCGCGCGCACAAGCCGCACAGCGCGGTGTCCCGTGCGATCGTGGTCGAGGTCAGCGACAATCAGGCCGAAAGCGCGGTCCTGCGGCTGGGCCTGGAAGAGGCCCGGCGGCGCGGCGCGCCGGTGCGGGTGCTGACCCCCGCCCGGATACCTTCTGACGCATTGAGCCGATGGGAGCGTCGGCTCGCCGAGTGGCGGCGCCACTTCCCCGACGTCGAGGTCACCTCGGTCAAGCTTCACGGCGACACACTCGATTACCTGGCCGCTCACGCCCCGGCGATTCAGCTGGTAGTCACCGACAGAGGTCGATGCGGCAGCGTGGGCAAGCTCATCGGTGCGCCCGGCAACGCCGCCCTTCGGGACACGGACTGTTCAATCCTGGTGTGCGACCCGCATAATGCACTGTGA
- a CDS encoding Acg family FMN-binding oxidoreductase has protein sequence MPTTQVGLGVIINALQLACRAPSVLNSQPWRWIVTDDSVDLFADPARLVRSTDRTGRQALISCGAALHHLRVAMSAAGWDSTVSRFPDPDEPLHLARLTFSSAASVSEQQKRRADAILLRRTDRLPFAAPPDWDAFLDVVDAGAQPRGVRLSVLADEMRTELAEASQLTEALRHHDAAYHHEILLWTANFVTSDGIPHSALVSAAESGRVDVASAFPLATHPERRTEMADDHSMIVVLSTDDDSGESILRCGEALSALLLDATVAGLTTCTLTHVTEDPSGREVVASLIANDAIPQVLVRIGRAPALDATPPPTPRRPIEQVVEIRRSATC, from the coding sequence ATGCCAACGACGCAAGTCGGGTTGGGGGTGATCATCAACGCACTTCAGCTGGCCTGCAGGGCGCCGTCGGTGCTCAACAGCCAGCCATGGCGCTGGATCGTCACCGACGACTCGGTCGACTTGTTCGCCGACCCCGCCCGGCTCGTTCGCTCGACAGACCGCACGGGCCGCCAGGCGCTGATCAGTTGCGGTGCCGCGCTGCACCATCTGAGGGTGGCGATGTCGGCCGCCGGCTGGGACAGCACGGTGTCGCGGTTCCCCGATCCCGACGAACCGCTGCATCTGGCGCGCCTGACTTTCAGCTCCGCCGCGTCGGTCTCCGAGCAGCAGAAACGGCGGGCCGACGCTATCCTGTTGCGGCGCACCGATCGTCTGCCCTTCGCGGCACCGCCGGATTGGGACGCCTTTCTCGACGTCGTGGACGCAGGCGCGCAACCGCGCGGCGTGCGACTGAGCGTCCTCGCCGACGAGATGCGCACCGAATTGGCCGAAGCCTCCCAGCTCACCGAGGCGCTACGCCACCACGACGCCGCCTATCATCACGAAATCCTGCTGTGGACAGCCAATTTCGTGACCAGTGACGGAATTCCGCACAGCGCGTTGGTATCTGCGGCCGAGAGCGGCCGAGTCGACGTCGCGAGCGCTTTTCCGCTGGCCACCCATCCTGAGCGGCGCACGGAGATGGCCGACGACCATTCCATGATCGTCGTGCTGTCCACCGACGACGACTCCGGCGAGAGCATCCTGCGTTGCGGGGAGGCGCTGTCCGCTCTCCTTCTCGACGCCACCGTCGCAGGCCTGACGACATGCACGCTGACCCATGTGACCGAAGATCCGTCCGGTCGCGAAGTCGTCGCGTCGTTGATCGCCAACGATGCGATCCCTCAGGTTCTGGTGCGCATCGGCCGGGCACCGGCGTTGGACGCCACCCCGCCGCCGACGCCTCGCAGACCCATTGAGCAAGTAGTCGAAATACGCAGGAGTGCAACATGTTAG